One stretch of Nitrosococcus watsonii C-113 DNA includes these proteins:
- the ilvD gene encoding dihydroxy-acid dehydratase encodes MPAYRSRTTTHGRNMAGARALWRATGMKEGDFGKPIIAIANSFTQFVPGHVHLKDLGQLVAREIEKSGGVAKEFHTIAVDDGIAMGHSGMLYSLPSREIIADSVEYMVNAHCADALVCISNCDKITPGMLMAAMRLNIPAVFISGGPMEAGKVKIRGKSVSLDLVDAIVAAVDPAESDADVMAYERSACPTCGSCSGMFTANSMNCLTEALGLALPGNGSLLATHADRKELFLEAGRLIVALAKRYYEQDDETVLPRSIANFGAFENAMSLDIAMGGSTNTVLHLLAAAQEGGVDFTMADIDRLSRKVPNLCKVAPATPEYHMEDVHRAGGVISILGELDQAGLIHRQMATVHSPTLGAALDQWDIVRSSYEAAQSRYLAAPGGIPTQVAFSQGNRWESLDLDRAQGCIRDIAHAYSKDGGLAVLYGNLAKDGCIVKTAGVDPSILIFSGPARLFESQEAAIAAILGDKIQPGDVVLIRYEGPKGGPGMQEMLYPTSYLKSKGLGKVCALITDGRFSGGTSGLSIGHVSPEAAEGGTIGLVEEGDRIEIDIPHRRIHLAVDEEELARRQRAMEAKAQQAWQPVNRNRTVSLALRAYAALTTSAAKGAVRDLEQLNRS; translated from the coding sequence ATGCCCGCTTATCGATCCCGAACGACGACTCACGGTCGTAATATGGCTGGTGCCCGGGCCTTGTGGCGGGCCACCGGGATGAAAGAAGGCGATTTTGGTAAGCCTATTATTGCCATTGCCAACTCTTTTACTCAGTTCGTTCCCGGTCATGTCCACCTCAAGGATTTAGGGCAGCTAGTCGCCCGGGAGATTGAAAAGAGCGGGGGCGTGGCCAAGGAATTCCATACCATCGCAGTGGATGATGGGATTGCCATGGGGCACAGTGGCATGCTGTATTCCTTGCCTTCGCGGGAAATCATTGCCGATTCAGTAGAATACATGGTCAATGCCCATTGCGCCGATGCTTTGGTGTGCATTTCTAATTGTGACAAGATTACTCCGGGTATGCTGATGGCTGCCATGCGCTTAAATATTCCAGCAGTATTTATCTCGGGTGGGCCCATGGAAGCGGGCAAGGTTAAAATTCGGGGTAAGAGTGTAAGCTTAGATTTGGTAGATGCCATAGTGGCGGCGGTTGACCCTGCTGAAAGCGATGCCGATGTAATGGCCTATGAGCGCTCAGCTTGTCCTACCTGCGGTTCTTGCTCCGGGATGTTCACCGCTAACTCGATGAATTGCCTGACCGAAGCCTTGGGGTTAGCATTGCCAGGCAATGGTTCCTTGCTGGCGACTCATGCTGACAGGAAAGAATTGTTCCTAGAAGCAGGACGCTTGATTGTGGCGTTGGCAAAACGTTATTACGAGCAGGATGATGAAACTGTTTTGCCGCGCTCAATTGCTAATTTTGGGGCTTTTGAGAATGCCATGAGTTTGGATATCGCTATGGGCGGTTCGACTAATACGGTGCTTCATTTGCTGGCCGCTGCTCAGGAAGGCGGAGTGGATTTCACGATGGCGGATATTGATCGCTTGTCCCGTAAGGTGCCCAATTTGTGTAAAGTAGCTCCTGCCACGCCAGAATATCACATGGAGGATGTTCACCGGGCAGGGGGGGTCATTAGTATTTTGGGGGAATTAGATCAGGCAGGGTTGATCCATCGCCAAATGGCAACCGTTCATAGCCCGACTTTGGGCGCAGCACTTGATCAATGGGATATCGTCCGCTCCAGCTATGAGGCTGCCCAGAGTCGCTATCTTGCCGCTCCGGGAGGTATTCCTACCCAAGTGGCTTTTAGCCAAGGGAATCGCTGGGAAAGTCTGGATTTGGATAGGGCGCAAGGTTGTATTCGCGATATTGCCCATGCTTACAGCAAGGATGGGGGGTTGGCGGTGCTTTATGGTAACCTCGCAAAGGATGGTTGTATTGTCAAGACTGCTGGAGTAGACCCGTCGATATTGATTTTTTCCGGGCCGGCCCGGCTGTTTGAGAGTCAGGAGGCGGCGATAGCAGCTATTCTGGGAGATAAAATCCAGCCAGGTGACGTGGTGCTTATTCGGTATGAAGGCCCCAAAGGGGGCCCTGGAATGCAGGAGATGCTCTATCCCACCAGTTACCTGAAATCAAAAGGGTTAGGCAAAGTCTGTGCGCTCATCACGGATGGTCGCTTCTCTGGCGGGACTTCGGGGCTTTCCATTGGCCACGTTTCTCCTGAAGCGGCTGAAGGCGGTACTATTGGTTTGGTAGAGGAGGGTGACAGAATTGAGATCGACATTCCTCACCGGCGTATTCATCTCGCAGTGGACGAGGAGGAATTAGCGCGGCGTCAAAGAGCCATGGAGGCAAAGGCGCAGCAGGCTTGGCAGCCAGTTAATCGGAATCGTACTGTATCCCTGGCGCTGCGGGCCTATGCGGCGCTCACTACCTCAGCGGCGAAAGGGGCGGTCCGGGACTTGGAACAACTTAATAGATCATAA
- the rep gene encoding DNA helicase Rep, which yields MSNLNPQQRLAVRHIDGPLLVLAGAGSGKTRVITHKIVYLIEQCHVSARSIVAVTFTNKAAREMKSRIGQLLTKGESRGLVVSTFHALGLKFLRREHEVLRLKAGFSLLDAQDSRALICDLYQQEFSSGGEESSFQWQISTWKNALVTPEEALCRASNDQETIAAQLYAAYERRLRTYHAVDFDDLIGLPVHLLTMRPEILSRWQKHVRYLLVDEYQDTNAAQYQLVKLLAGVRGAVTVVGDDDQSVYAWRGARPENLHQLKEDFPQLTVIKLEQNYRSTTRILRVANQLISSNPHVFEKRLWSALGEGDPIRVLSCRDEHHEADRVVAELMYHRFKYRTACRDYAILYRGNYQSRPFERALRAHGIPYALSGGTSFFERGEVKDIMAYLRLLANEDDDNAFLRVANTPRRGIGAVTLEKLAGYAALRGQSLLASGFELGLGGHLSSEALPRLRRFCEWVVDLADRGRRGDPVAVIRDLIADIDYRAWLNENCHDRRTAERRMANVEELVGWLERLYQRGDERRTLGDLVAEISLQDILERTQEKKDRDAVNLLTLHAAKGLEFPYVFMVGMEEELLPHRTSVEQGALEEERRLAYVGITRAQRSLCFTMAEKRQQYGETVLCEPSRFLSELPAADLQWEREGTPRDPVERMERGQVHLANLREMLR from the coding sequence TTGTCAAATCTTAACCCCCAACAGCGTTTGGCAGTCCGCCATATCGATGGCCCCCTGTTGGTGTTGGCGGGCGCTGGTAGCGGTAAAACCCGGGTGATTACCCATAAAATTGTCTATCTCATTGAACAATGTCATGTGTCGGCGCGGTCCATTGTAGCAGTGACATTCACTAATAAAGCCGCCCGGGAAATGAAGTCTCGGATAGGACAATTACTCACCAAGGGAGAAAGCCGGGGGTTAGTCGTTTCTACCTTTCACGCCTTGGGACTCAAGTTCTTGCGCCGCGAACATGAGGTTCTCAGGCTGAAAGCGGGTTTTTCTTTGCTGGATGCCCAGGATAGCCGCGCACTTATCTGCGATCTCTATCAGCAAGAGTTTAGTAGCGGCGGAGAGGAAAGCAGCTTCCAGTGGCAAATTTCCACCTGGAAAAATGCCTTAGTGACGCCTGAGGAAGCCTTATGCAGGGCCAGCAACGATCAAGAAACCATAGCGGCCCAGCTTTATGCCGCTTATGAGCGACGCCTGCGGACTTATCATGCCGTCGATTTCGATGATTTGATTGGCTTGCCTGTTCATCTTTTAACGATGCGTCCGGAAATTCTCAGTCGTTGGCAGAAGCATGTCCGTTATCTGCTGGTGGATGAATACCAGGATACCAACGCAGCCCAGTACCAGTTGGTTAAGCTCTTGGCTGGCGTACGAGGTGCCGTTACCGTGGTGGGAGATGATGATCAGTCCGTGTACGCTTGGCGGGGCGCCAGGCCGGAAAACTTGCATCAGCTCAAAGAAGATTTTCCCCAGCTTACGGTTATTAAGCTAGAGCAGAACTACCGTTCCACCACTCGCATTTTACGGGTAGCCAATCAGCTGATTAGCTCTAACCCCCACGTCTTTGAAAAACGGCTTTGGAGTGCTTTGGGCGAAGGCGATCCCATTCGGGTGTTGAGTTGCCGGGATGAGCACCATGAGGCAGATAGAGTCGTTGCTGAACTGATGTACCATCGTTTTAAGTACCGTACGGCATGCCGTGATTACGCCATCCTGTACCGGGGCAACTATCAATCTAGGCCCTTTGAGCGGGCTTTGCGTGCCCATGGTATTCCCTATGCTTTGAGCGGAGGGACTTCCTTCTTCGAGCGGGGCGAAGTCAAGGATATCATGGCTTACCTGCGTCTGTTGGCCAACGAGGATGACGATAATGCTTTTTTACGGGTGGCCAATACGCCGCGCCGGGGAATCGGAGCGGTCACCCTGGAAAAGCTGGCGGGATACGCGGCTTTGCGGGGGCAGAGCTTGCTAGCCTCGGGCTTTGAATTAGGCTTAGGAGGGCATCTTTCCAGTGAAGCCTTGCCTCGGCTGCGCCGATTTTGCGAGTGGGTTGTGGATTTGGCTGATCGGGGCCGCCGTGGCGATCCCGTTGCAGTGATAAGGGACCTCATTGCTGACATTGATTATCGTGCCTGGCTTAATGAAAATTGTCATGATCGGCGTACCGCAGAGCGGCGGATGGCTAATGTGGAGGAGCTGGTAGGGTGGCTGGAACGCCTCTATCAGCGGGGAGATGAACGCCGGACCCTAGGCGATTTGGTAGCGGAAATAAGCTTGCAAGATATCCTGGAGCGAACCCAGGAGAAAAAGGACCGGGATGCAGTTAACTTATTGACTCTCCACGCCGCAAAGGGCCTAGAATTTCCCTACGTTTTTATGGTGGGGATGGAGGAAGAATTGCTGCCTCATCGGACCAGCGTGGAGCAGGGCGCTTTAGAGGAGGAACGGCGCTTGGCCTATGTAGGGATTACCCGCGCTCAAAGGAGTCTTTGTTTTACCATGGCGGAAAAGCGCCAGCAGTATGGGGAAACCGTCCTGTGTGAACCTAGCCGGTTTTTGTCGGAACTACCGGCCGCCGATCTTCAATGGGAGCGGGAAGGAACTCCCCGTGACCCCGTAGAACGGATGGAGCGGGGTCAAGTGCATCTGGCTAATTTGCGGGAGATGCTCCGTTAG
- a CDS encoding YifB family Mg chelatase-like AAA ATPase, whose protein sequence is MSLAIAYSRAQASLDAPLVTVEVHLSNGLPAFSIVGLPETAVKESRERVRGALLNCHFEFPARRITVNLAPADLPKEGGRFDLAIALGILAASGQISSSELKAYEFAGELALSGKVRSIRGVLPVALQTAKAGRSLVVAEENAPEAVLVSKVEVLGVSHLLEICQHLRGESRLTPFTPNPLKVVTDKKGDIADIRGQYHAKRALEVAAAGAHNLLMIGPPGTGKTMLASRLPGLLPEMAEAEALESATVQSISSQGFDVSRWRQRPFRAPHHTASGVALVGGGGQPRPGEVSLAHHGVLFLDELPEFERRVLEVLREPLESGWIIISRAAQQAEFPARVQLVAAMNPCPCGYLGDSKGRCRCTMEQVQRYRARISGPLLDRIDIQIEVPPVPLHQLRTESENGMETSCQVQARVEAARERQLARSGQPNSRLSNREVEQICRLGEKDYQLLERALEQLGLSARAYHRILKVARTIADLEGSDTIRTPHLSEAIGYRRLDRSLVKS, encoded by the coding sequence ATGTCGCTAGCAATTGCCTATAGCCGGGCCCAGGCGAGTCTGGATGCCCCTTTAGTGACCGTGGAAGTCCACCTCTCAAATGGCCTCCCTGCTTTCTCTATTGTGGGCCTGCCGGAAACTGCTGTTAAGGAGAGCAGAGAGAGGGTGCGGGGTGCGCTGCTTAACTGTCATTTTGAATTTCCAGCGCGTCGTATTACGGTAAATCTGGCACCTGCGGATCTGCCCAAGGAAGGGGGGCGCTTTGATTTGGCGATTGCTTTGGGTATTTTAGCGGCCTCGGGGCAGATTTCTTCCTCTGAGTTAAAGGCTTATGAATTTGCCGGCGAGCTTGCCTTAAGTGGAAAGGTGCGAAGTATCCGTGGAGTGTTACCCGTCGCATTGCAAACGGCAAAAGCGGGTCGTAGCCTGGTGGTTGCTGAAGAAAATGCTCCCGAAGCGGTCCTCGTGTCCAAGGTTGAAGTATTAGGGGTTTCTCATCTGTTAGAGATTTGCCAACATCTTCGAGGTGAGTCGCGATTAACTCCCTTTACTCCCAATCCCCTTAAAGTGGTTACTGATAAAAAGGGGGATATTGCAGATATTCGGGGCCAGTACCATGCCAAACGAGCGCTGGAGGTGGCAGCCGCAGGGGCTCATAATCTGTTAATGATTGGTCCACCGGGAACTGGCAAGACCATGCTGGCCAGCCGTCTGCCAGGGCTTTTGCCTGAGATGGCCGAGGCCGAAGCCCTGGAAAGCGCTACTGTGCAATCTATCAGCAGCCAAGGTTTTGATGTTAGCCGCTGGCGCCAACGGCCTTTCCGAGCGCCCCATCATACGGCTTCCGGGGTAGCCTTGGTAGGCGGGGGCGGGCAGCCACGGCCAGGAGAGGTATCTTTGGCCCATCATGGCGTGCTCTTTCTCGATGAGTTGCCAGAATTTGAGCGGCGGGTACTGGAAGTCCTTAGGGAGCCTCTGGAATCGGGCTGGATTATCATTTCCCGCGCGGCCCAGCAAGCCGAGTTTCCGGCCCGAGTTCAGTTGGTAGCCGCCATGAATCCTTGCCCCTGTGGCTATTTAGGCGATTCTAAAGGCCGTTGCCGATGCACCATGGAGCAAGTACAACGTTACCGAGCGCGGATTTCCGGGCCTTTATTAGATCGCATCGATATACAAATCGAGGTGCCGCCCGTACCCTTGCATCAGTTGCGAACCGAAAGTGAGAATGGGATGGAAACGAGTTGCCAGGTTCAAGCCCGGGTGGAAGCAGCGCGGGAGCGCCAGCTAGCCCGTTCTGGGCAACCTAACAGCAGGTTAAGCAACCGGGAAGTAGAACAGATTTGCCGCCTTGGAGAGAAGGATTATCAGCTATTGGAGCGGGCCTTGGAGCAGTTAGGGCTTTCGGCTCGTGCCTACCATCGTATATTGAAAGTTGCCCGGACGATTGCCGATTTGGAAGGAAGCGACACTATTCGCACGCCCCATCTTTCCGAAGCGATTGGTTACCGGCGATTAGACCGTTCCCTTGTCAAATCTTAA
- the ubiK gene encoding ubiquinone biosynthesis accessory factor UbiK has translation MIEPKLLDELARKLADAVPPGLQDFQRDVEKNFRAVLSSTFAKFDLVTREEFDLQQAVLARTRMKLEHLATQVASLEAQADLTKTPQESQKAPEEKLIE, from the coding sequence ATGATTGAACCGAAGCTTTTGGATGAACTCGCCCGTAAGCTGGCAGATGCCGTTCCGCCGGGCCTACAGGACTTTCAGAGGGATGTAGAAAAAAACTTTCGTGCCGTTTTGAGTAGTACCTTCGCTAAATTTGACTTGGTAACCCGAGAAGAATTTGATCTTCAGCAAGCAGTGCTAGCACGCACCCGCATGAAGTTAGAGCATCTGGCTACCCAGGTTGCTTCCCTTGAGGCGCAAGCCGACCTTACCAAAACGCCACAAGAATCCCAGAAAGCGCCAGAGGAGAAGTTAATAGAATAG
- a CDS encoding porin gives MDCALAQGFGETMGLFNALTDTNLNKSQLMQSLELTVGGWLETGYTFNPDEPKDRFNGPVIFNNRANELLVNEFYLFLENDVNIEGDRWDFGGRVDFLFGTDARFTQATGLDNNIIGDNTFRLYKFAIPQLYAETFVPYGKGITVRLGHFYTPIGVETVTAPGNFFYSHTYTAEYGEPFTHTGFLISYPLTDHIGLSGGGVLGWDNFSKDPKNLNFLGVANWNSVDQRTSLSFTIITGNVSGAGNAQKDSDHNLTLYSIVMSHDFTDFLHYTFQQTLGGGPSIINTQKSGKWFGISQYLYFSLKETLSTGLRFEWFRDDKGTRVFINDHSGFPISAATNYFAITAGLNWRPLKWITVRPEVRYDWATDFNAFDNNSDKNQFLVAADIIIRF, from the coding sequence ATGGACTGCGCACTGGCACAAGGCTTTGGGGAAACCATGGGATTGTTCAACGCTCTTACCGACACCAATCTTAATAAATCACAGCTCATGCAGTCTCTTGAACTAACAGTTGGCGGCTGGCTAGAAACTGGTTATACCTTCAATCCCGATGAGCCCAAGGACCGTTTTAATGGGCCTGTCATCTTTAATAACCGGGCTAATGAGCTTCTAGTAAACGAATTCTATTTATTTCTCGAAAATGATGTAAATATTGAGGGAGATCGCTGGGATTTTGGCGGGCGTGTCGATTTCCTTTTTGGTACCGATGCCCGTTTCACCCAAGCGACAGGGCTAGATAACAATATTATTGGCGACAATACTTTTCGCCTCTATAAGTTTGCTATCCCGCAACTCTACGCAGAAACCTTTGTTCCTTACGGTAAGGGTATCACGGTAAGGCTTGGCCATTTTTATACCCCCATCGGGGTTGAAACGGTGACAGCGCCTGGCAACTTTTTTTATTCCCATACCTATACAGCGGAATATGGTGAACCCTTCACCCATACTGGTTTTTTGATCAGCTACCCCCTAACCGATCATATCGGTCTCAGCGGAGGCGGCGTCTTGGGTTGGGATAATTTCTCCAAAGATCCTAAAAACTTAAATTTCCTGGGTGTCGCTAACTGGAACAGCGTCGATCAGCGAACATCTCTAAGTTTCACGATTATTACCGGCAATGTTTCCGGTGCAGGAAATGCTCAGAAAGATTCCGATCATAACCTTACTTTGTATAGCATAGTCATGAGTCATGACTTTACCGATTTTCTTCACTATACCTTTCAACAAACCCTAGGGGGAGGGCCAAGCATAATTAATACTCAGAAGTCGGGAAAATGGTTCGGCATTAGCCAGTATTTATATTTTAGCCTCAAAGAAACCCTAAGCACGGGATTACGGTTTGAATGGTTCCGCGATGATAAGGGTACTCGGGTCTTCATCAATGATCATTCTGGCTTTCCAATCTCCGCCGCTACAAACTATTTTGCTATCACTGCCGGCTTAAACTGGCGGCCACTAAAATGGATCACTGTCCGCCCAGAGGTGCGCTATGATTGGGCTACTGACTTTAATGCCTTTGATAATAACAGCGATAAAAATCAGTTTCTCGTCGCAGCGGATATCATCATCCGGTTCTGA
- a CDS encoding VOC family protein gives MHKARALGINHVALEVGDVDAALDFYGQIVDFNLRGRHEGMAFIDLGDQFIALMKKRTHTQEPDKQRHFGLVVDDKNKVKKTLETLNIETVPGEFLDFIDPWGNRVQIVQYSELQFTKAPHILRGMGFKQLDKSDEAIQALAKKGMAPE, from the coding sequence ATGCACAAAGCACGCGCTCTCGGAATCAACCATGTGGCCTTGGAAGTGGGCGATGTCGATGCGGCCTTGGATTTTTACGGCCAAATCGTCGATTTCAACTTGCGGGGACGCCATGAAGGAATGGCGTTCATTGACTTAGGCGATCAATTTATCGCCCTAATGAAAAAACGCACTCACACTCAAGAGCCGGATAAACAGCGCCACTTTGGCTTAGTGGTCGATGACAAAAACAAGGTCAAAAAAACGCTTGAGACGTTAAATATCGAAACTGTGCCTGGTGAATTCCTCGACTTCATTGACCCCTGGGGCAATCGGGTGCAAATCGTTCAGTACAGCGAACTTCAGTTTACCAAAGCGCCCCATATCTTACGGGGTATGGGATTCAAACAACTCGATAAATCCGATGAAGCAATACAAGCGCTTGCCAAAAAAGGAATGGCCCCGGAATAA
- a CDS encoding FkbM family methyltransferase → MGEYSQLGQDRYVLKLLGFPRYGFFLDSGASDGISASNTYLLESGYGWRGICVEPNASFYNALIKNRNTCCINCCLYDTEEKVDFVEAGTLGGVLDDYHPVLLAHAARIYSLPKDARGNPPSVLKPSRTISSVLKQFKAPRVIDYWSLDTEGSELRILKSFPFDLYRVRVITVEHNRYPVRMDIRRFLQGHGYVFVMDFGIDDCYVEAPLVAESLARRRLRKRRTA, encoded by the coding sequence ATGGGCGAATATTCGCAACTTGGTCAGGACCGATACGTGTTGAAGCTACTCGGCTTTCCCAGGTATGGTTTTTTCTTGGATTCAGGGGCATCTGATGGCATTAGCGCGAGCAACACCTATCTGCTGGAGAGCGGATACGGTTGGCGCGGCATATGCGTCGAGCCCAACGCAAGTTTTTACAATGCCTTGATTAAGAACCGCAATACATGCTGTATCAATTGTTGTTTGTATGACACTGAAGAGAAAGTCGATTTCGTCGAGGCAGGAACCCTGGGAGGGGTGCTCGACGACTATCACCCTGTGCTGTTAGCCCATGCAGCTCGAATATATTCTCTTCCCAAGGACGCACGCGGTAATCCACCTAGTGTTTTAAAGCCTTCACGTACCATATCATCGGTACTGAAGCAATTTAAGGCTCCGCGAGTCATTGATTACTGGAGCCTGGATACTGAAGGCTCGGAATTGCGCATCCTAAAAAGCTTTCCATTCGACCTTTATCGGGTTCGGGTGATTACTGTCGAGCACAATCGGTATCCAGTTCGAATGGACATTCGACGCTTCTTGCAGGGACATGGCTATGTCTTTGTCATGGACTTCGGCATTGATGACTGCTACGTAGAGGCACCATTGGTCGCTGAAAGTCTTGCTCGACGTCGGTTGCGAAAGCGCCGAACTGCTTAG
- a CDS encoding porin, whose protein sequence is MNTTAISKKTRLNPWLRGLLFLTTAGGVQAEDFRETTGLFDALTGISINETKFMQSLGVTINGWLEGGYTINPDDPRDNFNGPVTFNDRANEFMGNEAYLFFERGVNIEGDRWDFGGRVDFLFGTDTRFTQAAGLDDNIIGDDTFRFYKFAIPQLYVEAYAPYGNGITLKLGHFYTIIGNEVVTAPGNFFYSHAYTMQYGEPFTHTGFLASYPLTDNISINGGGVLGWDNFSKDGENLNFLGGVSWSSDDAQTSLAVAIITGNVSNVEGTSDDPDNNRTLYSVVFNHDITDRLHYTFQHDLGIEQHAINNNKSAEWFGINQYLFYDINETLSTGLRFEWFRDDDGDRVFVNDGAGLPVSAATSYFAITGGINWRPLRWVTVRPEVRYDWATNFKAFDNNSDKNQFVIAADVIVQF, encoded by the coding sequence ATGAATACTACTGCGATAAGCAAGAAAACCCGTCTCAATCCATGGCTGAGAGGATTGCTATTTCTGACCACCGCAGGCGGTGTACAGGCAGAGGATTTTAGAGAAACCACAGGACTGTTCGATGCCTTAACCGGCATCAGTATCAATGAAACAAAATTCATGCAGTCACTAGGAGTAACGATTAATGGCTGGCTGGAAGGCGGCTATACCATCAATCCAGATGATCCCCGTGATAACTTCAATGGACCCGTCACCTTTAATGACCGTGCTAATGAATTCATGGGAAACGAAGCCTATCTGTTCTTTGAACGCGGCGTGAATATCGAGGGAGATCGCTGGGACTTTGGCGGGCGAGTCGATTTTCTTTTTGGTACCGATACCCGCTTCACCCAGGCAGCGGGCCTAGATGACAACATCATCGGTGATGATACTTTTCGCTTCTACAAATTTGCCATCCCGCAACTGTACGTGGAAGCCTATGCTCCCTATGGCAACGGCATCACGCTAAAGCTTGGTCATTTTTATACGATCATCGGTAATGAAGTCGTGACGGCGCCTGGTAACTTCTTTTACTCCCATGCCTATACCATGCAATATGGCGAACCCTTTACCCATACTGGTTTTTTGGCCAGTTACCCCCTGACCGACAATATCAGCATCAACGGCGGCGGCGTTCTCGGTTGGGACAATTTTTCCAAAGATGGCGAGAATCTGAATTTCTTAGGTGGGGTAAGCTGGAGTAGCGATGATGCGCAGACCTCTTTAGCCGTCGCCATCATCACGGGCAATGTTTCTAATGTGGAGGGAACTTCTGATGATCCTGATAACAACCGCACCCTCTATAGCGTGGTCTTCAACCACGATATCACAGATCGGCTTCATTATACTTTTCAGCATGATCTAGGTATAGAACAGCATGCCATTAATAACAACAAATCGGCGGAATGGTTTGGTATCAATCAATATTTATTTTATGACATCAATGAAACCCTAAGCACGGGTTTACGGTTCGAGTGGTTCCGCGATGACGACGGCGACCGTGTCTTCGTCAATGACGGCGCCGGTCTCCCCGTCTCTGCCGCTACCAGCTATTTCGCCATCACCGGCGGGATAAACTGGCGGCCATTAAGATGGGTCACCGTTCGCCCAGAGGTACGCTATGACTGGGCCACCAATTTCAAGGCTTTTGACAATAACAGCGACAAAAATCAATTTGTCATCGCGGCGGATGTAATCGTTCAGTTTTAG
- a CDS encoding NAD(P)/FAD-dependent oxidoreductase: MPRTHHRLLIVGGGAAGISVAANMRRKDKTMDIAIIEPSEVHYYQPAFTLVGGGVYDFNKTKRREQDLIPKEVEWIRDYAESFQPESNSVTLRSGNSVSYDYLVVCPGIQLDWHKIEGLEETLGKNGVSSNYSPRTASYTWECIRDFQGGTALFTQPPMPIKCAGAPQKAMYLAADRFRQRKLLDKANLEFCNAGPTMFGVPFFAEALDKVVAGYGIKPNFGCNLVAIDGPSHTATFEMVRADGSKEKTNKSFDFIHVTPPQSAPDFIKNSPLASAAGWVELDENTLQHPRFSNIFGLGDVGSTSNAKTAAAVRKQVPVVVRNILALINGRSLAPKYDGYGSCPLTTSLHSVILAEFSYGGKVTPSFPILNPRSNRLIWWWLKKYGLPPLYWDYMLKGYDWDIPHKASYAEKLVAATA, from the coding sequence ATGCCCCGGACTCATCATAGACTGCTCATTGTGGGCGGTGGCGCTGCTGGTATTTCAGTGGCAGCCAATATGCGTCGTAAGGATAAAACCATGGACATTGCTATTATCGAGCCTAGTGAAGTTCATTATTATCAACCTGCATTTACGCTAGTGGGGGGCGGCGTCTACGATTTTAATAAGACCAAGCGCCGAGAACAGGATTTGATTCCTAAGGAGGTAGAATGGATTCGCGACTATGCCGAATCCTTTCAGCCAGAGAGCAATTCGGTTACATTGCGCTCGGGAAACTCGGTGAGTTACGATTATTTGGTCGTTTGCCCCGGTATCCAACTCGACTGGCATAAAATCGAGGGACTTGAAGAGACTCTTGGCAAAAATGGTGTCAGTAGCAATTATTCTCCGCGTACGGCAAGCTATACTTGGGAATGTATCCGGGATTTCCAGGGGGGCACGGCCTTATTTACCCAGCCGCCGATGCCTATCAAGTGCGCTGGCGCGCCGCAAAAAGCGATGTATCTAGCGGCGGATCGGTTTCGCCAGCGTAAGCTACTCGATAAAGCTAACCTGGAATTCTGCAATGCCGGTCCCACGATGTTCGGTGTTCCATTTTTCGCCGAGGCTCTAGATAAAGTGGTAGCCGGTTACGGTATTAAACCGAATTTTGGCTGTAATCTGGTTGCCATAGATGGACCCAGCCATACTGCAACTTTTGAGATGGTTCGGGCTGACGGTAGCAAAGAAAAAACTAATAAATCCTTTGATTTTATCCATGTAACGCCCCCTCAAAGCGCCCCTGACTTCATTAAGAATAGTCCCCTAGCCAGTGCCGCGGGATGGGTGGAATTGGATGAGAATACTTTGCAACACCCCCGCTTCAGTAATATTTTCGGGCTTGGCGATGTGGGTTCGACAAGTAACGCCAAAACCGCCGCAGCGGTGCGCAAGCAGGTTCCAGTCGTGGTGCGTAACATTCTGGCACTAATAAACGGCAGGTCACTTGCGCCAAAATACGATGGCTATGGCTCGTGCCCATTGACTACTTCATTGCACAGTGTGATCCTGGCTGAATTCTCCTACGGCGGTAAAGTGACCCCGTCGTTTCCGATACTAAATCCACGCAGTAACCGCTTGATCTGGTGGTGGCTGAAGAAATACGGCCTCCCGCCCCTCTACTGGGACTACATGTTGAAAGGCTATGATTGGGATATTCCGCATAAAGCTTCCTACGCGGAAAAGCTGGTTGCAGCCACTGCATGA